TTCTTCGACCCCGTTCGATGCAACATGACGGAGAAGACGTCGTTCAAATTTGAGAATGTAGAGGCCTGTGCCAAATACGAGGTCCAGATTACCCCTATTGACTTGGAGGGGACCCTTGGTAAAAAGTCGTTGACCGTCGATATCCACACTAAGGAAGGATGTAAGCTTTGTTTTGTTCCTTTGTTCagaaagcagtatatatatatatatatatatatatatatatatataatatatatatataaattatatatagatatatatatatatatatatatatatatagtatatatacacattataaattTTAACAATTACATTTTTGGTTTCtagaataattataatgaatttgaTTAAACTTCACCTTGATGTATTTAATATATCCTCGTTTGAAAAGCTTACCAATAAGGTCTTCAAAAACGAGACATTCAATTAGAGATGAATAATAATTTGTAATGCTCGCATACAATGACTTAAATTACTTCATGTTTCAAAACTAGTCCTTCTCGGTTTACcatatttattgtataataataatctaggaTTAATCTTGGCACTCTCACTTCAGTGCCAGGGAAGCCGGTCAACCTTCAGGTGAAGATGGAAACCTACGATTCGGCAACCCTTACTTGGTGGGACCCGATGGATCACGCCCTGTGTGTAGAAACGTAAGTTAGTCCGTGTCTAAGCTcttatcatttgttttttctctgacCTATTACGAGTGTACTCGTTTACACAGACGTTTGATACTTCAAATACATAAACAGTTTATATCGCCATTTGTAGATCATGTTTACCCCACCCGTCTGTTGAGTATGTTCACGTCACACGTATTCTTAACACTACCCGTTGTCTCAGATGCAAAACCTCAAACCTCATTTTCATCTCTCTAATTCCCAAAACTATGTTTGCAAGCTGAGGTCTCTCCATCCATAGACGTCAGTCTTCTTTGATGGTAGGAAAAGAAACAGCTTGGTATATTGCTTCAAGCATTACAGTATCCTTGCCAAGGCGATATATGGCCGTGGAGAATGGTACTAGCGTTAAGTAGGCAGCTCAGTGAAGCTCTCCCACCCTTGTTGTCTCACCAAGCACCATCCCCGGTGCTAAATTACCAACTGCTGATTTCTGATGGCAGATACGTCGTGACTACCGAGATCGTCAGCGGCGTCAGTTCTCAGGAAGTATCGCACAGGACCTACAGATCAGGAGCAAACGCAGGTATCACCCCACAGCAGCATTTCTTCCAGGAAAAGCCTCTGAAAGGGTGTACCAACTACACCTTCAAGGTGTACCCCAGGGGTTTCTCTGGCACCATGGGTCCCTATGCCAGAGAGGACAGAGAGACGCTGGAGACAGGTAAGAGAATGGAATTCATTTATCAGCAGCGCCCCTACTGGTTTCAGCGGTGGTTAAGTCTGTATTTCTCATTCAGCTGTGTACTTTCATCATCTGTCCTTTTATTTGTATCAACAAACATTTTCCGTCTAGAATTCTTCAGAGTACTGAAGACCTTTTGTTTGCGTAATATGCCTTGAGAATcccaaaatgaataacaaatgttAAAGGCCATTTTTCATTGTTACATACTTTCTGACCGTCCTACAGGCTACGTTAGTCCAAGAAATTGTCTTTTAAAACTTCGAAATATTAAActaataatattttgaataagCTTATGAATCAGTCCACCTTTTCAAGTTGTCTTCCCAattacgcgttttttttttttcaataaaaaaattcagtaaatGGTTAAAGTAATTCTCATGTTATTCTTGACAGATCCCATACCTGTAGAGTTCGTGAACTTGGCTGGGGTCACAACCACTACAATGGACGCAGACTGGAGTTCCGTCGACACTTGCCTTGACCACTACAAAGTTTGCCACTACAATGACTACGTAAGTTGCAGGATTAGATTAGAGGAATTCTTTAACTGAGTATTTGGCAATGTCTCTCGAATCTGAGGCAAAGAGAGACGGTAATGAAGATCATTTTCATAAACTATTACAGAATTACTCATCTTCGCCTTTTTGTAGTTTCGGAAGTTCTAGCAACTTGGGTGAACGTTTTTCCACCATAAATTACATACTTTTCCCAGGTCttttatcttaaatttatttattatatctgcAAAATAAGGTAGGTATTAAACTGTGTTACTGCTTATAGTAACCATTTTACAGACATGATCAGAATAGGTCTAGTAACAGTGAAAAACAGCTGTCTGGATTCCCAGTGTTTGATGCTGTTCCTAATCTCACTTAACAAGTGTTaacaaaagtatattcataattcTAAAAACCAAAGTCAGTATACTTTCAAGTCTTATttacgcccccctccccccaggatGCGATCGAGGTCTGCGAAAACTCGATAGATACACAGACGACGCTCTCTGACCTTCTCGAATGCTTAGTCTACCACGTCTCCGTCAGCACAGTGACGCCATCTGGTGTCATCAGCGACAAGAAAATGGCAGTGGCAAAGACGGACGACGTTGGTGAGTTAAATTGAACACTTCTATAACAATGTCTTTGCCTTTTGTTAGCACATTTTTGGGGTGATAGTTGCTTAAACATAGTTCTGTTATGCAAGATGTCATTGGAGACCCCCTTGGCCAGGTTATGGCACAAGGCCTTAAGAGGTAAGGTtaagggtaggttaggttaggatgcatcCTATTTTGAAATATGTCTTTGACCTGCTTTTAAGCTGGCCGCTTGCACAAATCCTCTGCAGTTTTACCGATTATAATATGTCTTATTTCCAGCATCTTCTCTGGGAGTATACTGAAtgtagaagaaaatgaaatttacttGCTTAAGAAACTGATAGTATTTAGAAGACTGGAttggagggaggggagagagagagaggagagagagaagagagagagagagagagagagagagagagagagagaggaagaggaggaagtatTTCACGTAACGTTAATTCTTTAAACATGTAATGGAAGATGATTGACATTgtgtaaattaattttaagtcttGCAATTGCATTGTGAGGTAATGCACAGCCTAGTGTATTTGGTCTCTCTTTGGCTTTAGTTAAGGAAATATCCGTGAACTTAGACTCAGCCAAGATAGGAAAGGTTCAAAAATTCCAATTTATCCTTCCTGTTAATTTAGACCGATAAACCCTGCAATCCTGCTCTGTTCTGTGATTGTTTTCTTATAAAGTTACTCATTTGTTTTTGATATCCTTCCAGCACCGGGCGCACCGAAGAACCTAACAATAGGACAAATAACACCCCATTCTATATCAATTCTGTACGACGACCCAGCAGAGAATCCACAGTGCGCCGCACATATCGGTCTAGATATCGCAAAAGCCAGTGGGGAAGATAAGCAATTACTCTCCTCGACATCTCTAGTGAAGGGCCACATCAAAGAGCACACTTTCAACAAACTGGACGCCTGCACAAAATACGTCATAAAAATCATGGCCTCGTCTCCTGAAGGATTAGCTAGTGAGTGGGACAGCATCGAGGCTTCGACTGATGTGGAAGTCAGCGGTCCCGCTCAGAACTTGAGGGTTGACGGGAAGACCACAACTTCCATCAACTTGAAGTGGTTCGAACCGGAAGCTAATGGGCGCTGTGTCATCAAATATTCCCTTTCCTGGGAGGGTGGTTCGATAGAGATTGAGTCACCGACTCCAGGAGGTTCTTTGCCCCATGAACTGGAACAGCTGGTAGATGGTTTAAATTCTTGCACAGAATACACTTTCGAACTGACCCCTTCAATAGTTCACGATATTGAGGGCCCTACTGTTACTTTAACTGATAAAACAGTCTGTTGAGGTGTAATGTgtgataaattttcataatttttattttttgcttatccTTGAGGTTAATTTTTTGGGGTAGAAAAAGTGGTATAGTAAGCGTgtagttttatgttgtgaaaggaaaataaaattcttaactgAACATTCTCATTCACTCACTTTTAACCAACATATATATGTTTGGCATCCAGTATACTTGCTCTGTAAGAAGTACCCTGGAAATTTGTGAAGTATACTTTTTCTATATTCTATGATTTAATTGAGATTATGAATTCCAATATGTATGTTTTATTCAAGATTTCTATAGAAGAGatgtgtatgtaatattataaataacacatCGGTTTAAAAAGTTAGactatgtaatttatttatcataagcactttcttgcttcattttttttctgccagaataaaataaaaaaaatatataaagtaagggAAATATTTTCCCATACATGTGAAGCTACATAGTTGCAACATTAACAAAGTATTTTGTTAATACCATCGACCTGAATTTGTGATTTGTAAGTAACCCGTACCACAAACTCTACTGAATATGGGTATATTTTCTCAGTTCTGCCTTTTCCCCAAAACATATTGTCTTCATAATTTACGAGATCTTTACACATTACTCGTGAGACTTTTCTAAAATAACTTCAGATGGCGATGACAATAATAAAAAGCGATTTTTCTACTCAGTTCAATGTATTGTTTCTCTTTATTGTCCTTTTATGAGAAGCCACTTTGGCAAGGTTTTGAAATTGGCTctttgtgtatttgttttatatattgctAGAGTGATGATTTTCTGAGACCCCTCTAAATTTATGTCTCTTAAGGTGACGTTCTTAACAATCCTCTGTGAGTAATTGCCTCGACCACAGaccttagcttttttttcttgagtCTCTCTCTAACTGCATTAAGTCTCATTTTCTGTGTTATTCGGACGCTTAGATactgtgatgataatgatgagttCTCTTTGAACGATTGGAAGTTcagcctggtcagtgaccagggctaattcaggtgttcagggagtgtattgcaatctGAAATTTAAACCAAATGTCCACCTGGCAGTAGCTCACAATTTGACAATGGAAATGGTTTGTTACACCTCCTATAGCAATATAGTTGAAGGTTCTTTAGATCTGCAAATCCTGAACCGAACTGGTCGTCAGGCTAGCTTCATGTAAGAATGGACCAATGGTGTCCGTTACACATTTTTAGCTGCCTACAgtctgaaagaaaaataagacagTTATTCATAAATTATGATGAATGTACCAGTGAAAAACACCTTTAACAGAGTGTATACTTTGAAATATGTCATTTTGATgtacaaaatatttcatattttcccaTGGCAACAGGAaagatgaaattattttattttgccttcCTACTCTTGGTATCTGTTACTGTCATAGACATTTACAGTTATATCTTTGATATGTTTTGAAacaatactaaaaatatattctaccacattttgttttaaatgattACAACTCCCCAAAGCTgtggtaagcttcattaattgaTGTAAAATATGTGTTTTTGTACCTTTCTGATATAGACAATGGCATCATATTACTTTTTTGTATGGCATgtaagtatagctttagaattagcCTAAAAGGGTTTCTctttagttttcagttatttaaatCAATGGCTCATGGTTTGTAATaccaaataaagaatataaaggaCCATGGAATGTTATTTACATAACTGATGAATCAATACAGAACGGGGctgcaaataacaaataaatacagaGCCACGGCATGTCCTGTTCACGGCACCAAGCCATGAACATAATACAATTCGGATGAGTGATGAACCAAAGACTAGTgtcttaacctaacctaaataGCAGGCAACATTGAAAATCTACAAATGGAGctcaatgaaaaaaagaaacatgaagaTGAACATCTAGGCCAAGATGAAGAGCAAGACTTACATTTATCTAGACCTAGGCCTAGGCCTATTTCATCTAGTACTGGTAAGAGTGAGATTGCAATCAGAAAAAGATAAGGTGTATAATTTAGATCTTCTCGttgatgaattaaaaaaacaaaagagaatgtTGTGCAAATAAATAAGGAAGCAGATTTGGCACTTTCTAAAAATGATTATAATGTTAGATAAAATGTCAAATGTCTCTCTAAAATCAAAATCTTCATCCGTAGTCACATCATACTAGTGTAAGTAAATCTTCACATGTTTCTAGTAAGGTAATAGAACTAAGCACAAAACTGGCTAGGTTAGGCACAGAAgaaaatacagtggaacctctacataccaaagtccctacgtacgaaaaattcaggttgtgaaagcaaagacgaaaattttttgcttctgtgtacaaaaataattcaggttgcgaaagggtaaagtctgagattcgcccgggccgccgagaacaattttaaaactgggcGCACTGCCAACTCAGTAgatcaccaccatcctcctgctctcccattggttcctaatgctagtcaccgctgtaagatcctgctctcctatttgttcacatatatttcatttgttaacgtaaattcgtgttagtgattttgctttcgttgtactgtaagttactttgtatcgtgttgtgtgtgaacttaattactttattagccatgggtcccagaatgttgctgaagttcacggtaagaagaggatgctttctatggagaaacaaagatggagataatcaagaagtgttaatgttttctgccatttgttaatgtgtttcgtaaagtttagtgttaatgttttcgtttttctgccattttttaatgtgtttcgtaaagttaagtgttcatgtttcctgccatttgtcctcctcctctgtcgtcactttcggacatcgcctcactcgaaaggtaaggttccacattttacttcatacgtatgtacacccagttacaaaagtGGTGTCGCCCCCCCCGCCAAGCCTGGCTCGGTGAGATTATgtccttcttgccctgaaagtggtccacgttcaaacaaccagtacatattttaaataaatggttCAAAAGGTAAGAGGAGGGAAATTAAGGTAAttacgcaaagaaatgcaatattgaatgaaatatatatggacagagagagagagagagagagagagagcttttatttctgtttagttaTGTAATGACTGATATACTTGAGacctgctttaagaaacatgttatcataaattttttggaaaataattattatgaaatcttattatATCAGTGTTTTTAATagttatcatattttttaaataaaaatgccttaaatattgttggaactgactattcatattaatattattcagacaaaaataccctttttaattatcctataagcagctgcattctctctctctctctctctctctctctctcttttctgtcctccgtcttatatcgcctggaatgactatttaaataatggtagatgtttggtatgttatttggatgtggccaaggctCACAGccataaatggctactctaccaacttgtgctgggctgtatctatttttgccctagattgactggactataattgtaatgaatacattataaaatacagatattttccatatctgtaaataaacccatgacccaaggggtcactggtgagataggagtgtgatacgTAGTCACAACAGGACgtaaactagaccatgccatgcgatgcttgcagtagcctggtttccATTTGCCTGTATCAACATTATTcatctcttgtaaacaggtcactgcaccttccatgagaagctggtgacctatcacctgtagaggaaacacgtgacttccgagtCATATGTCCTTGTATCTGTTATTGTCAGCTATCGATGTGACACTCTTTCAACAATTTCTTCTACTCATCTTCCAAGAAGGCAGTCATCTGACTAACCCTTCCTATACTCCTGATGGACGGTGGGGTTATAAGTAAAGTTGTTGAAGTTAACTCGGGaagaagtttgagtcatctccctactctaagaagaaacaaaatctacttgatgtcactcagacgagaaagggAAGAGAAACCACAATGCTTGTGTAGTATCACAGTCGTGAGATCTAACATACAACTggtcgccgtcctataccattataAATGGTGGACAGCAGACAGTTATaaatggtggcagcggtgggatctgAACCCACGCCCCCGAAGAGACtggtattaccaataatatacgaatctggccacaaagatgttacacacctggttttgtagccgtgggttgtataagtcatcaaagcatcaattttgcaagggtatttataaattattctatgctaagaacacattactggatatgctaatctagtactacaggatttgcatttatggcataacttagttgagttatcCAGTATTTGAGTGTGTGGGCCACTTGGCTCTGCCCCTCgcaccatctaggctacttatagaaagtatttcaatttgctatagaatatttattatatttattatattgtaaacatttggaaaataaatggcgtatgaaatgctgtcatccgagtattattttaccttccaaaaaacaatttgctatagaatatttattatttccaaaaCTCTTTGTGAAAATAAGANNNNNNNNNNNNNNNNNNNNNNNNNNNNNNNNNNNNNNNNNNNNNNNNNNNNNNNNNNNNNNNNNNNNNNNNNNNNNNNNNNNNNNNNNNNNNNNNNNNNNNNNNNNNNNNNNNNNNNNNNNNNNNNNNNNNNNNNNNNNNNNNNNNNNNNN
This is a stretch of genomic DNA from Macrobrachium nipponense isolate FS-2020 chromosome 38, ASM1510439v2, whole genome shotgun sequence. It encodes these proteins:
- the LOC135209642 gene encoding neogenin-like, producing the protein MTEKTSFKFENVEACAKYEVQITPIDLEGTLGKKSLTVDIHTKEGLPGKPVNLQVKMETYDSATLTWWDPMDHALCVETYVVTTEIVSGVSSQEVSHRTYRSGANAGITPQQHFFQEKPLKGCTNYTFKVYPRGFSGTMGPYAREDRETLETDPIPVEFVNLAGVTTTTMDADWSSVDTCLDHYKVCHYNDYDAIEVCENSIDTQTTLSDLLECLVYHVSVSTVTPSGVISDKKMAVAKTDDVAPGAPKNLTIGQITPHSISILYDDPAENPQCAAHIGLDIAKASGEDKQLLSSTSLVKGHIKEHTFNKLDACTKYVIKIMASSPEGLASEWDSIEASTDVEVSGPAQNLRVDGKTTTSINLKWFEPEANGRCVIKYSLSWEGGSIEIESPTPGGSLPHELEQLVDGLNSCTEYTFELTPSIVHDIEGPTVTLTDKTVC